The genomic region GACTGTCTTCGATGGCAACAACGATGGAGGAAACATCAACGTTAGGATCGAAGTGATTTGAGGCTTACCGCCGGAAAAATTACTAATCTATCGTGCAGGTCCGTTCTTCGATCGCCTTGGCCGCTTCTGTTTTTCCGATCTTTGCCACATCCAGGTATTTGCATAGCTTGCCGTCAACCAGTTCATAGATATAATCGGCCCTTAAAGCCACCTCCCGGTCATGGGTGACCATCACCATGGTTATATTGTTTTCATGGTTAAGTTCAGCCATAAGCCCGAGTACGGAAAATCCGCTCTCGCGGTCCAGGTTGCCTGTCGGCTCATCGGCGAAAATGAGCTTTGGCTTGTTGATCAGGGCGCGGGCGATGGAAACCCGCTGCTGCTGGCCGCCGGAGAGTTCCGAAATGTATTTATCCTGCAACTTTTCCACACCGATGCGCTCCATGATGCGCAGGGCTTCCCGGCCTGTCTCGGGCGCCGGCTTGCCTCCCCGTATCCAGCAGGGCAGTAAAATATTCTCATAAGCGCTATATTCCGGGAGCAGGTAATGGAATTGGAAGATGAAGCCGATGTTCGCGTTGCGGAAATCGGCCAACTCGTTCACATTTTGCGAAGTGATGAGCCTGCCGTCAAAATCGATTTCACCCGAGGTCTGTGGGTCCAGCAGCCCCAGACAATTGAGTAGCGTGCTTTTCCCGGAGCCGGACGGCCCGATCAGGGCGGTAAAACTGCCCCTGACGATCTCGATATTAATATCAAAGAGAACCGGGGTATCGACCTTGCCGAAGTATGTTTTTTTAA from Candidatus Aminicenantes bacterium harbors:
- a CDS encoding ABC transporter ATP-binding protein — protein: MADIILKTKHLKKTYFGKVDTPVLFDINIEIVRGSFTALIGPSGSGKSTLLNCLGLLDPQTSGEIDFDGRLITSQNVNELADFRNANIGFIFQFHYLLPEYSAYENILLPCWIRGGKPAPETGREALRIMERIGVEKLQDKYISELSGGQQQRVSIARALINKPKLIFADEPTGNLDRESGFSVLGLMAELNHENNITMVMVTHDREVALRADYIYELVDGKLCKYLDVAKIGKTEAAKAIEERTCTID